From the genome of Geothrix sp. 21YS21S-4, one region includes:
- the trmFO gene encoding methylenetetrahydrofolate--tRNA-(uracil(54)-C(5))-methyltransferase (FADH(2)-oxidizing) TrmFO, giving the protein MIHVIGAGLAGSEAAWQLAMRGHDVRLTEMRPGQSTPAHTTAGAAEMVCSNSFKSDDPNSATGILKAEMRRMDSLILRCAEAARVPAGNSLAVDREVFSTAVTTALKGHPRIQWEEREVATPEPEVPTILATGPLTSEPLAAWLAAATGSDRLHFYDAIAPIVTRDSIDMDRAWMAARYDKGGADFINCPLDTEEYGRFMDALLSAERVPLSDVDTPYFEACLPIEAMADRGRETLRHGPMKPVGLDDPRTGRWPHAVVQLRQDTLAGDHFNLVGFQTRLKWSAQKEVFRLIPGLGAAEFARFGSIHRNTYVQAPKVLDATLAVKSIPNLWIAGQLSGVEGYLESAAGGLAAAFAADRAVRGIETAPFPPETVLGSLLHYLAHASPADFGPTNAMLGLLPPLPEGLLDLRGLKRSGGTRAVKAAKGQVHRERSIRALEEHLRQAGESA; this is encoded by the coding sequence GTGATTCATGTGATCGGAGCGGGGCTGGCGGGATCCGAAGCAGCCTGGCAGCTGGCGATGCGCGGCCATGACGTCCGCCTGACGGAGATGCGGCCCGGCCAGAGCACCCCGGCCCACACCACGGCGGGTGCCGCAGAGATGGTCTGCTCCAATTCCTTCAAGAGCGACGACCCCAACTCCGCCACCGGCATCCTCAAGGCCGAGATGCGCCGGATGGACTCCCTCATCCTCCGCTGTGCGGAAGCGGCTCGAGTGCCGGCCGGCAACAGCCTTGCCGTGGACCGCGAGGTGTTCTCCACCGCCGTCACGACGGCCTTGAAGGGCCATCCCCGCATCCAATGGGAGGAAAGGGAGGTCGCCACCCCGGAACCCGAAGTTCCCACCATCCTCGCCACGGGCCCCCTCACGTCGGAACCCCTGGCCGCTTGGCTGGCGGCGGCCACGGGGAGCGACCGCCTCCACTTCTACGACGCCATCGCCCCCATCGTGACGCGCGACAGCATCGACATGGATCGGGCATGGATGGCCGCCCGCTACGACAAGGGCGGCGCGGACTTCATCAACTGTCCCCTCGACACGGAAGAATATGGGCGCTTCATGGACGCGCTGCTCAGCGCCGAGCGCGTCCCGCTCTCCGACGTGGACACGCCCTACTTCGAGGCCTGCCTTCCCATCGAAGCGATGGCGGACCGCGGCCGCGAGACGCTGCGCCACGGCCCCATGAAGCCCGTGGGGCTCGACGATCCCCGCACCGGACGCTGGCCCCACGCGGTCGTCCAGCTTCGCCAGGACACCCTCGCCGGCGACCACTTCAACCTGGTGGGCTTCCAGACCCGGCTCAAGTGGAGCGCCCAGAAGGAGGTCTTCCGCCTGATCCCGGGCCTCGGGGCCGCCGAATTCGCGCGGTTCGGAAGCATCCACCGCAATACCTACGTCCAGGCGCCGAAGGTCCTCGATGCGACACTCGCTGTCAAATCGATTCCCAACCTCTGGATTGCGGGCCAGCTGTCGGGGGTGGAGGGATACCTGGAATCCGCCGCGGGCGGCCTCGCCGCCGCCTTCGCCGCGGATCGCGCCGTCCGGGGCATCGAAACCGCGCCCTTCCCTCCGGAGACAGTGCTGGGCAGCCTTCTCCACTACCTGGCCCACGCCTCGCCCGCCGACTTCGGGCCGACCAACGCCATGCTGGGCCTGCTCCCCCCCCTTCCGGAAGGGCTCCTGGACCTGCGGGGGCTCAAGCGGAGCGGAGGCACCCGCGCCGTCAAGGCCGCCAAGGGACAGGTCCATCGGGAGCGCTCGATCCGCGCTCTCGAAGAACACCTTCGTCAGGCCGGAGAATCGGCCTGA
- the flgL gene encoding flagellar hook-associated protein FlgL, whose translation MSLRTPNTTQYRQSLLDLERTKARMAQNQQRISSGKNITRPGDDPSGAALILDFENSIQSNEQYLKQVNAASGLLQSTETVVDSVITQVTRLQEFAQQATDATISSTGQAALAQQVDSVRTTLLALANTQQQGKYMFSGTLTQTQPFSDSAPPAGPIVYAGNSGSINLDVNSSTSVSTNVPGNSVFFGSGGAGSSTDLFKAVTDLRDGLSSGNATLIQTATANLKSVLSNVSQVQTDLGGRQAGLSDLQDSLTDINVTLQTLQNTREATNYPQALTDFNNDQIVQSATLSSLAKSTQQNLFDYLG comes from the coding sequence ATGTCCCTGCGCACCCCCAACACCACCCAGTACCGCCAGTCCCTTCTGGACCTCGAGCGCACCAAGGCGCGCATGGCCCAGAACCAGCAGCGCATCTCCTCGGGCAAGAACATCACCCGCCCCGGCGACGATCCCAGCGGGGCCGCGCTCATCCTGGATTTCGAGAATTCCATCCAGTCCAATGAGCAGTACCTCAAGCAGGTGAACGCGGCCAGCGGCCTGCTGCAATCCACCGAGACGGTGGTGGACAGCGTCATCACCCAGGTGACGCGGCTTCAGGAGTTCGCCCAGCAGGCCACGGACGCCACCATCAGCAGCACCGGCCAGGCCGCCTTGGCCCAGCAGGTGGATTCCGTCCGCACCACCCTCCTCGCCCTCGCCAACACGCAGCAGCAGGGCAAGTACATGTTCTCCGGCACCCTGACGCAGACCCAGCCCTTCAGCGACTCCGCGCCACCCGCCGGCCCCATCGTCTACGCGGGCAATTCAGGCTCCATCAACCTCGACGTCAACTCGAGCACGAGCGTGAGCACCAATGTGCCCGGAAATAGCGTCTTCTTCGGGTCCGGCGGCGCCGGTTCCTCCACTGACCTCTTCAAGGCGGTGACGGATCTGCGCGACGGCCTCAGCAGCGGCAACGCCACCCTCATCCAGACGGCCACCGCAAATCTGAAGAGCGTCCTATCCAACGTGAGTCAGGTGCAGACGGACCTCGGCGGGCGGCAGGCGGGCCTCAGCGACCTGCAGGACAGCCTCACCGACATCAACGTGACCCTCCAGACCCTGCAGAACACGCGGGAGGCCACGAACTATCCCCAGGCCCTGACCGATTTCAACAACGACCAGATCGTCCAGTCCGCCACGCTCAGTTCCCTGGCGAAGTCCACCCAGCAGAACCTGTTCGACTACCTGGGCTAG
- the flgK gene encoding flagellar hook-associated protein FlgK, whose product MPGLNASLYIGLSGLQAQQAALSVVGHNIANVNTAGYSRQRADLSTNNSLVEGQVYFGNGVSLNSVQSIRDRFLDLQIYRETARQTGATERYSGVDAISTSLGDTGTTGIAAQIQSFFQGFQDLSAQPENAALRTSLLGKAQTMISGLQTRYRLLSDQRDNADRAVESLVGEVNTLTTQIAKLNDQISTETTPGANNDARDQRKALTDKLSALVGINVFEGSRGEYQITLDSGSGVLVSGNNAYALKTSAGGAALDNHLKVESVMGGTVVDVTAGIKEGQLGAKLDLRDNILPGFQSQLDELAAGLATQVNQLHSAGYAADGVTTGNYFFTGATANGGLPTGITATNGYKGMVNALSVDTAVAGNPSLIAAAGAASATGDNTNALALAKLQTATGTVDTDGDGVGDTGPFSSFVGSMISDIGNKTQSYQAQSDTQQNLVAALQSQRDQISGVDLNEEAASMMTLQRGYQASARFLSVINQLTDQLVNQFGK is encoded by the coding sequence ATGCCGGGACTCAATGCCAGCCTCTACATCGGACTGTCGGGCCTCCAAGCCCAGCAGGCGGCCCTCAGCGTCGTGGGCCACAACATCGCCAACGTCAACACCGCCGGGTACAGCCGGCAGCGGGCGGACCTCAGCACCAACAATTCCCTCGTCGAAGGCCAGGTCTACTTCGGGAACGGCGTCTCCCTGAACTCGGTTCAGAGCATCCGGGACCGCTTCCTGGATCTCCAGATCTACCGGGAGACCGCCCGCCAGACGGGGGCCACGGAGCGCTATTCGGGCGTGGACGCCATTTCCACCAGCCTCGGGGACACCGGCACCACGGGCATCGCCGCGCAGATCCAGTCCTTCTTCCAGGGCTTCCAGGATCTTTCCGCCCAGCCCGAAAACGCGGCGCTGCGCACCAGCCTCCTGGGGAAGGCCCAGACCATGATTTCCGGGCTCCAGACGCGCTACCGCCTGCTGTCCGATCAGCGGGACAACGCGGATCGCGCCGTAGAGAGTCTCGTCGGCGAGGTGAACACCCTCACCACCCAGATCGCCAAGCTCAACGACCAGATCAGCACGGAGACCACGCCGGGCGCCAACAACGACGCCCGCGACCAGCGGAAGGCCCTCACGGACAAGCTGTCGGCCCTCGTCGGGATCAACGTCTTCGAGGGTTCCCGCGGGGAGTACCAGATCACCCTCGATTCGGGCTCCGGTGTGCTGGTGAGCGGCAACAATGCCTATGCCCTGAAGACCTCCGCCGGCGGGGCCGCCCTCGACAACCACCTCAAGGTGGAATCGGTCATGGGGGGCACTGTGGTCGACGTTACCGCGGGGATCAAGGAAGGCCAGCTCGGCGCCAAGCTCGACCTGCGGGACAACATCCTGCCCGGCTTCCAGAGCCAGCTCGACGAACTCGCCGCCGGTCTCGCGACGCAGGTGAACCAGCTCCACAGCGCCGGTTACGCGGCGGATGGGGTCACGACGGGCAACTACTTCTTCACCGGAGCCACAGCCAATGGCGGCCTGCCCACGGGCATCACCGCCACGAACGGCTACAAGGGGATGGTGAACGCCCTGTCCGTGGATACGGCGGTGGCGGGCAATCCCTCGCTGATCGCCGCGGCCGGCGCGGCCAGCGCGACGGGCGACAACACCAACGCGCTCGCGCTCGCCAAGCTCCAGACGGCCACCGGGACCGTGGATACGGACGGCGACGGCGTGGGCGACACGGGCCCCTTCAGCAGCTTCGTGGGCAGCATGATCAGCGACATCGGCAACAAAACCCAGAGCTATCAGGCCCAGAGCGACACGCAGCAGAACCTCGTCGCCGCCCTCCAGTCCCAGCGGGACCAGATCTCCGGCGTGGATCTGAACGAGGAAGCCGCTTCCATGATGACCCTCCAGCGGGGCTACCAGGCCTCGGCCCGTTTCCTCAGCGTCATCAACCAGCTCACCGATCAGCTGGTGAACCAGTTCGGCAAGTGA
- the flgM gene encoding flagellar biosynthesis anti-sigma factor FlgM: protein MRISGKSGSIGSSQGVSGAKSSSAPSVASVGSAPASDAVQVSSAARLVAVAQEALAVVPDIRTEKVEALKNQLDADAYHPDGEAVAEGLIREHLAKGHHP, encoded by the coding sequence ATGCGCATCAGTGGCAAATCGGGCAGCATCGGCAGCAGCCAGGGCGTTTCCGGAGCCAAGAGTTCCTCCGCGCCTTCGGTTGCTTCGGTGGGGTCCGCGCCTGCTTCCGACGCCGTCCAGGTGTCTTCCGCCGCGCGGCTCGTCGCCGTGGCGCAGGAAGCCCTGGCGGTGGTTCCGGATATCCGGACGGAGAAGGTGGAAGCCCTCAAGAACCAGCTGGATGCGGACGCCTATCACCCCGACGGAGAGGCCGTGGCCGAAGGGCTCATTCGTGAGCACCTCGCGAAGGGGCACCATCCCTGA
- a CDS encoding rod-binding protein produces MSAVVGTALTADPVAQAASAKGLPAPAEKTEKAARQFEGMLMGLLFQTMRKTVEPSGLLGDSGQSRGTYEYLMDQAVVDQAVAGGRGWGLAERLQESWKTQEKTSKDAALPTG; encoded by the coding sequence GTGAGCGCCGTCGTCGGAACCGCCCTCACCGCCGATCCCGTGGCCCAGGCCGCGAGCGCCAAGGGCCTGCCGGCACCGGCAGAAAAGACCGAGAAGGCCGCCCGCCAGTTCGAGGGAATGCTGATGGGCCTTCTCTTTCAGACCATGCGCAAGACCGTGGAGCCGTCGGGGCTGCTGGGGGATTCCGGCCAGTCCCGGGGTACCTACGAGTACCTGATGGATCAGGCGGTCGTCGATCAGGCCGTCGCCGGAGGGCGGGGTTGGGGCTTGGCCGAGCGGCTCCAGGAAAGCTGGAAAACTCAGGAAAAAACCAGCAAAGACGCAGCTCTTCCCACGGGTTGA
- a CDS encoding flagellar basal body P-ring protein FlgI codes for MRIAALFLAGLALLGADAVKPEKKIDARLKEVARLQGVRANQLLGYGMVVGLDGTGDKDQTKFTVQSLANLMSRQGLTVNPTTVKVKNVAAVMVTAELPAFARTGSRLDVTVSSTGDAKSLAGGTLLMTALQGPDGQVYAVAQGPLLVGGFSAAAGGASVTKNHPTVGRIPEGGLIERETGGNFNARASLRYSLVEEDFTTAVRVVHSINEELGEKVAQPLDARTIDVQIPKDYQGRAVELVARLENLNVQLQPKARVVVNERTGTVILGSEVRVGAVSIVQGGLSIVVTSTPLVSQPAPFSQGKTVTATKKEVTATEEKPKTVTVEPGVSVGKLAEMLNGMGVTPRDMVAILQAIKEAGALQAELRVL; via the coding sequence ATGCGCATCGCAGCCCTGTTCCTCGCCGGCCTCGCCCTTCTGGGCGCCGATGCCGTCAAGCCCGAAAAGAAGATCGACGCCCGCCTGAAGGAAGTGGCTCGCCTGCAAGGCGTGCGCGCCAACCAGCTCCTGGGCTATGGGATGGTCGTGGGCCTCGACGGCACCGGCGACAAGGATCAGACCAAGTTCACGGTCCAGTCCCTCGCCAACCTGATGTCCCGCCAGGGCCTGACGGTGAACCCCACCACCGTGAAGGTGAAGAACGTGGCGGCGGTGATGGTGACGGCGGAATTGCCGGCCTTCGCCCGCACCGGATCCCGCCTGGACGTGACGGTGTCGAGCACCGGCGACGCCAAGTCCCTCGCGGGCGGCACCCTTCTGATGACCGCGCTCCAGGGGCCGGACGGCCAGGTCTACGCCGTGGCCCAGGGCCCGCTGCTGGTCGGGGGATTCAGCGCCGCCGCGGGCGGGGCCTCCGTCACCAAGAACCACCCCACCGTGGGCCGCATCCCCGAGGGCGGGCTGATCGAACGCGAGACCGGCGGGAACTTCAACGCCCGCGCCTCGCTGCGGTACAGTCTGGTGGAAGAGGATTTCACCACCGCCGTCCGCGTGGTCCATAGCATCAACGAGGAACTTGGCGAGAAGGTGGCCCAGCCCCTGGATGCCCGCACCATCGACGTCCAGATCCCCAAGGACTATCAGGGCCGCGCGGTCGAACTGGTGGCCCGGCTGGAGAATCTGAACGTCCAGCTCCAGCCCAAGGCCCGCGTCGTGGTGAACGAGCGGACGGGCACGGTCATCCTCGGGTCCGAAGTCCGGGTGGGCGCCGTGAGCATCGTTCAGGGCGGCCTGAGCATCGTGGTTACCTCCACGCCGCTGGTGAGCCAGCCCGCGCCCTTCAGCCAGGGCAAGACCGTCACCGCGACCAAGAAGGAGGTCACGGCCACGGAGGAGAAGCCCAAGACCGTCACCGTGGAGCCGGGCGTCAGTGTGGGCAAGCTGGCCGAGATGCTCAACGGGATGGGCGTCACGCCCCGGGACATGGTCGCCATCCTCCAGGCCATCAAGGAAGCAGGCGCCCTCCAGGCCGAGTTGAGGGTCCTGTGA
- a CDS encoding flagellar basal body L-ring protein FlgH, whose amino-acid sequence MLPIIVVLAGIGCSIPRRHDPNLVKKPDIPLVEEAPASQALSEGSLWRDRPFIADLRAFRVNDLVTLRITESTNAISKADVTTSRDGSNKLTSPTLFGALSNFGIGSGGDAARSTATQNKYAGKGTTGRSATFTTVVTARVVKVIGNGNLIVEGYRDIQLNNETQRLYVAGMIDPHMLDSANSISSGQVAELRIGYGGQGVVDETLKPGFISRLLNYIWPF is encoded by the coding sequence ATGCTGCCTATCATCGTGGTGCTCGCCGGAATCGGCTGCTCCATCCCCCGGCGGCACGATCCCAACCTCGTCAAGAAGCCGGACATTCCGTTGGTGGAGGAGGCGCCCGCCTCCCAGGCCCTCAGCGAGGGCAGCCTGTGGCGGGACCGGCCCTTCATCGCGGATCTGCGGGCGTTCCGGGTGAACGACCTCGTGACCTTGCGGATCACCGAGAGCACCAACGCCATCAGCAAGGCGGACGTGACGACCTCGCGGGACGGCTCCAACAAACTGACGAGCCCCACCCTGTTCGGCGCCCTGTCCAATTTCGGAATCGGCAGCGGCGGCGACGCCGCCCGCAGCACCGCCACCCAGAACAAGTACGCCGGGAAGGGCACCACCGGCCGCAGCGCCACCTTCACCACCGTCGTCACCGCGCGGGTGGTCAAGGTGATCGGGAACGGCAACCTGATCGTCGAGGGCTACCGCGACATCCAGCTGAACAACGAGACCCAGCGCCTCTACGTGGCCGGCATGATCGACCCGCACATGTTGGACAGCGCCAATTCCATCAGCTCGGGCCAGGTGGCCGAACTCCGGATCGGCTACGGCGGCCAGGGCGTGGTGGACGAGACCCTGAAGCCCGGCTTCATCAGCCGCCTCCTCAACTACATCTGGCCCTTCTGA
- the prmC gene encoding peptide chain release factor N(5)-glutamine methyltransferase codes for MRLTYLELRRDLAAQLGRFLDPGEAQAESWRWLEEGLGWTRSRLAAEGDEAAPESARAEVGHWLRRRREGEPWAYILGWALFRDRRFRVTRDTLIPRPETDLLVEAAFDVGRRLGVACCVDVGTGSGIIAVSLALETDWKVSASDVSPGALTVARDNARTLGAEVAFFEGSLLEPLPDPPGLVVANLPYVDPADAPTLQRELDFEPASALFAPNRGLALSIELLRQAKVRQAAACLLEIGAGQGGELCRSALGSGWGKAMVHQDFAGHDRVLIALS; via the coding sequence GTGAGGCTCACGTACCTGGAGCTTCGCCGGGATCTGGCGGCCCAGCTGGGCCGGTTCCTGGATCCCGGCGAAGCCCAGGCGGAGAGCTGGCGCTGGCTGGAGGAGGGGCTGGGCTGGACGCGCTCCCGGCTGGCGGCGGAAGGGGATGAGGCCGCTCCCGAATCCGCCCGCGCCGAGGTGGGCCACTGGCTTCGCCGCCGCCGAGAGGGCGAGCCCTGGGCCTACATCCTGGGCTGGGCGCTGTTCCGGGACCGGCGCTTCCGCGTCACGCGGGACACGCTGATTCCCCGTCCCGAAACCGACCTGCTGGTGGAAGCCGCCTTCGACGTGGGCCGCCGCCTCGGCGTGGCGTGCTGCGTGGACGTGGGGACGGGAAGCGGCATCATCGCCGTCAGCCTCGCCCTGGAAACGGACTGGAAGGTCTCGGCCTCGGACGTGAGCCCCGGAGCTCTGACCGTGGCCCGCGACAATGCCCGGACCCTGGGGGCCGAGGTGGCTTTCTTCGAGGGCAGCCTCCTGGAGCCCCTGCCGGATCCTCCAGGGCTGGTGGTGGCGAACCTGCCCTACGTCGATCCGGCGGACGCTCCCACCCTCCAGCGGGAATTGGACTTCGAGCCGGCGTCGGCGTTGTTCGCCCCGAACCGGGGACTGGCCCTTTCCATCGAGTTGCTGCGCCAGGCCAAGGTCCGCCAGGCGGCGGCCTGCCTCCTGGAGATCGGGGCGGGCCAGGGGGGCGAGTTGTGCCGCAGCGCCCTGGGGTCCGGATGGGGCAAAGCCATGGTCCATCAGGATTTCGCGGGCCACGACCGGGTTCTGATCGCCCTGTCCTGA
- a CDS encoding FumA C-terminus/TtdB family hydratase beta subunit: MIRLTTPITEDQIRQLKVGDEVLLNGRIVLSRDMGHKYMKEQKPEWLKPILENMVIYHCGPVVKKHEDGHYSFVAAGPTTSIREEPYQADVIDTYKVRGVIGKGGMGKKTSEGLQKTGAVYLHATGGAGSLLAKRVKRVVDVKMLEEFGSPEAFWIIEVEDFPLVVTMDSHGGSLHEIVAQASQERAKALMA, translated from the coding sequence ATGATCCGACTCACCACCCCCATCACCGAAGACCAGATCCGCCAGCTCAAGGTGGGCGACGAAGTGCTTCTCAACGGGCGCATCGTCCTCAGCCGCGACATGGGCCACAAGTACATGAAGGAGCAGAAGCCCGAGTGGCTGAAGCCCATCCTCGAGAACATGGTCATCTACCACTGCGGTCCGGTCGTGAAGAAGCACGAGGACGGCCACTACAGCTTCGTGGCCGCCGGCCCGACCACCTCCATCCGGGAGGAGCCCTACCAGGCCGACGTCATCGACACCTACAAGGTGCGCGGCGTCATCGGGAAGGGCGGCATGGGCAAGAAGACCAGCGAGGGCCTGCAGAAGACCGGCGCCGTCTACCTCCACGCCACGGGCGGGGCCGGCAGTCTGCTGGCCAAGCGGGTGAAGCGCGTGGTCGACGTGAAGATGCTGGAGGAATTCGGCAGCCCCGAGGCGTTCTGGATCATCGAGGTGGAGGACTTCCCGCTGGTGGTCACCATGGACAGCCACGGCGGCAGCCTCCACGAGATCGTGGCCCAGGCGAGCCAGGAGCGCGCCAAAGCGCTGATGGCCTAG
- a CDS encoding fumarate hydratase: MPECVIPTLTSMEVVESKSVLPAGWKADLSNLKALDLTLPATELLRRTTSRLPQDVIDALVKGRDAEEEGSRAFNTLNDMVRNILLADGHVTPLCQDTGTIIFWVRHPFGLSQRTAKQQIRAAVVEATKRSWLRPNCVESLSGKNTGNNMDPFHEGHPAIHFEEWDKPEIEISVMQKGGGCENVGAQYRLPDAALGAGRDMKGVRKCVIDAVVKAQGQGCSPGILGVAIGGDRVTGYEKSKELILRKLGTSNPDSRMDAFEREMTADLNTLGIGPMGYGGNTTILGVLAEEMYRHPASFYVSISYMCWSSRRGTLTLGAAGEVSFD, from the coding sequence ATGCCCGAATGCGTCATTCCCACCCTGACTTCCATGGAGGTGGTGGAGTCCAAGTCCGTCCTGCCTGCCGGATGGAAAGCCGACCTTTCGAACCTGAAGGCTCTGGATCTCACCCTGCCCGCCACCGAGTTGCTCCGCCGCACCACCAGCCGGCTTCCCCAGGACGTGATCGACGCCCTGGTGAAGGGCCGCGACGCCGAGGAGGAAGGCAGCCGCGCCTTCAACACCCTCAACGACATGGTGCGCAACATCCTCCTGGCGGACGGCCATGTGACGCCGCTGTGCCAGGACACCGGCACCATCATCTTCTGGGTCCGCCATCCCTTCGGCCTGAGCCAGCGGACGGCGAAGCAGCAGATCCGCGCCGCCGTGGTGGAAGCCACGAAGCGGTCGTGGCTGCGGCCCAACTGCGTCGAGTCCCTCAGCGGGAAGAACACCGGCAACAACATGGATCCCTTCCATGAGGGCCACCCCGCCATCCACTTCGAGGAGTGGGACAAGCCCGAGATCGAGATCTCCGTCATGCAGAAGGGCGGCGGATGCGAGAACGTGGGCGCCCAGTACCGCCTGCCGGACGCCGCCCTCGGCGCGGGCCGCGACATGAAGGGCGTCCGGAAGTGCGTCATCGACGCCGTGGTGAAGGCCCAGGGCCAGGGCTGCAGCCCCGGCATCCTCGGCGTGGCCATCGGCGGCGACCGCGTCACGGGCTACGAGAAGAGCAAGGAGCTGATCCTCCGCAAGCTCGGCACCTCCAATCCCGATTCCCGAATGGACGCCTTCGAGAGGGAGATGACCGCCGACCTCAACACCCTGGGCATCGGTCCCATGGGCTACGGCGGCAACACCACCATCCTCGGCGTCCTGGCCGAGGAGATGTACCGGCATCCCGCCAGCTTCTACGTCTCCATCAGCTACATGTGCTGGAGCAGCCGCCGCGGCACACTGACGCTCGGGGCCGCCGGCGAAGTGTCCTTCGACTGA
- the holA gene encoding DNA polymerase III subunit delta, with product MAAPAWADQAFALVHGEDGDARRQAVEDWKRRHVDPEWADFALTVCSETCSWPEVVAAIQESAPFGAGARTVIIPAADHLFTRAKDLPPAVKGLMEKPPAGVNLLLVAWTTLPAAPGKALGAKPWTDWTKAGRILKVGVLDPADIPPFIEAEARRLGLALQGAAATLLAQRQGGHPGLLKRALEVLDLLAEDRRVTEAMVDQVTFRLAEQKAFAWSGAWQKGDSAGALRALRSALEDGDEPLMLLGQARREVDRLLKLAEAEAAGLKGNDVLGALGLSPRQAFLLDGYRNALGKLKLSGLKALLGRLNQCERDLKGMALSRSEAPLLNLTLALCRAWAR from the coding sequence ATGGCGGCTCCGGCGTGGGCGGACCAGGCGTTCGCCTTGGTCCACGGGGAGGACGGCGACGCCCGTCGCCAGGCTGTGGAGGATTGGAAGCGGCGCCACGTCGATCCCGAGTGGGCGGACTTCGCCCTGACGGTGTGCTCCGAGACCTGTTCGTGGCCCGAGGTGGTGGCTGCCATCCAGGAATCCGCGCCCTTCGGCGCCGGCGCCCGGACGGTGATCATTCCGGCCGCGGATCATCTCTTCACCCGCGCCAAGGACCTTCCGCCCGCCGTGAAGGGCCTGATGGAGAAGCCGCCCGCGGGGGTGAACCTCCTGCTGGTGGCCTGGACCACGCTCCCCGCGGCCCCCGGAAAGGCGCTGGGGGCCAAGCCCTGGACCGACTGGACCAAGGCGGGCCGCATCCTCAAGGTGGGGGTGCTCGATCCGGCGGACATCCCGCCCTTCATCGAAGCGGAGGCGCGGCGGCTCGGTCTGGCGCTCCAGGGCGCGGCGGCGACCCTGCTCGCCCAGCGCCAGGGCGGACATCCCGGGCTCCTCAAGCGGGCCCTCGAAGTGCTGGACCTGCTGGCGGAGGACCGCCGCGTCACCGAGGCGATGGTGGACCAGGTCACGTTCCGCCTGGCGGAGCAAAAGGCCTTCGCGTGGTCCGGCGCTTGGCAGAAGGGGGATTCGGCGGGCGCCCTGCGGGCCCTCCGTTCCGCCCTCGAAGACGGCGACGAGCCCCTGATGCTGCTCGGCCAGGCCCGGCGGGAAGTGGACCGCCTGCTGAAGCTGGCCGAAGCGGAGGCCGCAGGGCTGAAGGGGAACGACGTCCTGGGCGCGCTGGGCCTGTCGCCGCGCCAGGCCTTTCTCCTGGACGGCTATCGCAACGCTCTGGGGAAGCTGAAGCTGTCCGGATTGAAGGCCCTGCTGGGGCGCCTCAACCAGTGCGAGCGCGACCTCAAGGGCATGGCCCTGTCCCGCAGCGAGGCTCCGCTCCTGAATCTCACGCTGGCGCTGTGCCGGGCCTGGGCGCGCTGA
- the lptE gene encoding LPS assembly lipoprotein LptE produces the protein MIRASAASRWLLPLSLALFAGCGYRRLDRQVRPVAWAKQGETIRLARFRNLTPRLGLEDRFTRALENRVVAASPWRLVAQGEASRWVLQGTLEEYRSRPIGLSVGGKSSRMESAGSASRVEVAVVASVELLDGQTGAVVLSRRGLTFSNQYRVDQNFASFDNRELQVLENLADDFAESFLTQLLESTD, from the coding sequence GTGATCCGCGCGTCGGCCGCCAGCCGCTGGCTCCTTCCCCTCAGCCTCGCGCTTTTCGCCGGCTGCGGCTATCGGCGCCTGGACCGGCAGGTGCGGCCGGTGGCCTGGGCGAAGCAGGGGGAGACCATCCGGCTGGCCCGGTTCCGCAACCTCACGCCCCGCCTGGGGCTGGAGGACCGCTTCACCCGGGCGCTGGAGAACCGCGTGGTGGCAGCCAGCCCGTGGCGGCTCGTCGCCCAGGGAGAGGCCTCCCGCTGGGTGCTCCAGGGCACCCTGGAGGAATACCGGTCGCGTCCCATTGGACTGTCCGTGGGGGGCAAATCCTCCCGGATGGAAAGCGCCGGATCGGCCTCCCGGGTGGAGGTGGCGGTGGTGGCCAGCGTCGAGCTGCTGGACGGGCAGACGGGGGCCGTGGTCCTGTCGCGGCGGGGACTCACCTTTTCCAACCAGTACCGGGTGGATCAGAACTTCGCCAGCTTCGACAACCGCGAGCTTCAGGTCCTGGAGAACCTGGCGGACGATTTCGCCGAGAGCTTTCTGACCCAATTGCTGGAAAGCACCGACTGA